The following are from one region of the Klebsiella aerogenes genome:
- the lpcA gene encoding D-sedoheptulose 7-phosphate isomerase, which produces MYQDLIRNELNEAAETLANFLQDEANIHAIQRAAVLLADSFKAGGKVLSCGNGGSHCDAMHFAEELTGRYRENRPGYPAIAISDVSHLSCVSNDFGYEYVFSRYVESVGRAGDVLLGISTSGNSGNVIKAIEAARAQGMKVITLTGKDGGKMAGSADVEIRVPHFGYADRIQEIHIKVIHILIMLIEKEMVKA; this is translated from the coding sequence ATGTACCAGGATCTTATTCGTAACGAACTGAACGAAGCCGCGGAAACGCTGGCCAACTTTCTGCAGGACGAAGCCAACATTCACGCTATTCAACGCGCGGCGGTGCTGCTGGCGGATAGCTTCAAAGCTGGCGGTAAAGTCCTCTCCTGCGGCAACGGCGGTTCCCACTGCGATGCGATGCACTTTGCGGAAGAACTGACCGGGCGCTATCGTGAAAACCGCCCTGGTTATCCGGCGATCGCCATTTCTGACGTCAGCCATCTGTCCTGCGTGAGTAACGATTTTGGCTATGAATATGTCTTCTCCCGCTATGTCGAATCTGTCGGCCGCGCAGGCGATGTTCTGTTGGGGATCTCTACCTCCGGCAACTCCGGCAACGTGATTAAAGCCATTGAAGCGGCTCGCGCGCAGGGGATGAAAGTCATCACCCTGACCGGTAAAGACGGCGGCAAAATGGCGGGTTCCGCCGATGTAGAAATTCGCGTACCGCATTTCGGTTACGCCGATCGCATTCAGGAAATTCACATTAAGGTGATTCATATCCTGATTATGCTGATCGAAAAAGAGATGGTTAAAGCTTAA